A stretch of the Desulfatibacillum aliphaticivorans DSM 15576 genome encodes the following:
- a CDS encoding cobalamin B12-binding domain-containing protein: MENRKIRILISKIGSDIHELGAFMLLNAFRDAGMEAIYTGRYQSPAGVAKAAVAEDVDVIALSDHTGSMPIIADFVIQELRKLDADDIHIIAGGLISTDDVKKLEEMNVTGNYTAGTPLDEIIEHVRKVVRA, from the coding sequence ATGGAAAACAGAAAAATCCGCATACTCATCTCAAAGATCGGGTCGGATATCCATGAATTGGGCGCGTTCATGCTCCTGAACGCGTTCCGGGACGCCGGCATGGAGGCTATCTACACAGGCCGTTACCAGTCCCCGGCCGGGGTCGCCAAGGCGGCGGTGGCCGAGGACGTGGACGTCATTGCCTTGAGCGATCACACAGGCAGCATGCCGATTATCGCGGACTTTGTCATTCAGGAACTCAGAAAACTCGATGCGGACGATATCCACATTATCGCCGGCGGGCTTATTTCCACGGACGACGTTAAAAAGCTGGAGGAAATGAACGTCACCGGCAATTACACCGCCGGAACGCCGCTGGATGAAATTATCGAACACGTGAGAAAAGTGGTTCGCGCCTGA